TTTTTTGAATTCCTCGTAAACGGTTTTCTCGGTTTTAAGGAAATCAACGGGTTTGCCCTCGAAGAATTCTTGCCTGCGAAGGTAGTTCACCCTGTTCCAGACTTTGGCTCCAACGTCGGCTAACTCGAAGAGGATTTTCTTTTGGGCCTTCGAGGGCTGGAGTTTGAGGGTTACGCTCCTCTTCGTTTCAACTCACGCTCCCATTGGGTTTCAACGTAGTGTTTGACGATCTCATCAGTTATGTAGCCGACTGAGGCGACGAAGTAGGAGCGGGACCAGAGCCTGCCGTGCGTTGTTTTACTCCTCAGTTCGGGGAATTCTTGAAGGAGTTTTCTGGCGGTTTTGCCCTTCAGGTGGTTCACTATTTGGGCCGGCGAGAGGTTTGGCTTTGCCTGGAGGAAAACGTGAACGTGGTCTGGCATTACTTCGAGTGCAATGACCTCACACCCGATTTCTTGGGAGTATTCCTTGAGCATTTCTTTGAGCCTTTCAGCGACTTTTCCAACGAGAATGTCCCTC
This DNA window, taken from Thermococcus celericrescens, encodes the following:
- the tnpA gene encoding IS200/IS605 family transposase; translated protein: MKPESPRIKRTRHAKHFLTYHFVWIPKYGRDILVGKVAERLKEMLKEYSQEIGCEVIALEVMPDHVHVFLQAKPNLSPAQIVNHLKGKTARKLLQEFPELRSKTTHGRLWSRSYFVASVGYITDEIVKHYVETQWERELKRRGA